ATTAAAAAGTGGCCAGGAAATCAATTGTCAAGCCATTATCTTGGGCATCGGAACTATCCCAAACATAGAATTGGCAAGAGCTTGCGGGCTTGAATGTAAGAGAGGAGTACTTGTAGACAACTATTTGCAAACATCGGATAGAAGTATTTTTGCCATAGGCGAAATTGCAGAGTTCGAAGGTTCTTTGTATGGCATTACGGCTGCGGCAGAACAACAAGCCGGAATTGTAGCACACTTCTTAAGTGGCAATATTTCCCAATATTATGAAGGCTCTTTGTTGATGAATATATTGAAAATGCACGGTACAGATTTATGTTCTTTGGGGTTAACAACGATTCCTTCAGGCGACAGTTCTTATGAGGAAGTATTGTTTATAGATAAAGCAAAACGGTATTATAAAAAGTGTATCATTCATCATGATAGACTTGTAGGCGCAATTTTGATTGGAGACAAAACAGAATTCATTGAATTTAAAGATTTGATAGAAAATAAAATTGAACTTTCTGAAAAACGTTTAGCGCTTTTACGCTCCGGGAAGAAAGCTGAACCGGTTTTAGGCAAGCTCATCTGCTCTTGTGGCAATGTAGGGGAAGGGAATATAATCAACAAAATAAAGGAAGGAAATATGCAGCTAAAATCACTATGTACATCATCGGGCGCAGGCTTGGGTTGTGGTAGCTGCCGTTCTGAAATACAAGTTATTCTAGAAAGAATGATTGAGAAAGAAGAAAAAAGTTCAGGACCAAGTGTAGTAAAAGTCGGGGCATAAAATTATTGAGCCTTATTTTTCTTATAAAATACTGTAATCATGGTAACATCAAATGCAATCGTTATCAATTTCAAGGGAGGTATTATTTCACCCGGGTATCTGAAAGAGGTGCTACTTTTAGCAAAAGAAGCACGGGTAGAAAATCTACGTTTTGGGCTGCGTCAACAATTATTGCTGGATATCCCCTTAAAATATTTTCCGGACTTTGCCAATGCCTGTAAAGAGAAGGGGATCCTTTTTTACAATAAAAAAGAAGCCCTCCCAAACATTGTAAGCTCCTACCCTGCCGATGGAATTTTTACCAGTAACAGCTGGTTAAAAGAGGGTGTTTATAAAGATATTTTTGACTTATTTGATTATGAACCCCAATTAAAAATAAATATCTGTGATAAAAATCAACGTTTCGTTTTGTTTTTTACCGGGCATTTGAATTGGGTTAGTTCGCCAACTGCACATTTTTGGTATTTATATATCCGGTTTCCGCATTCACGCGCCATTTATTGCTGGCCTGAATTAATTTACACCAACGATATTGCCAATCTTTCAAAAGTATTAGAAAAGTTAATATTAAATCCAACAAATGAAGAAGCAAATGGGAATATTTTCTATCAAATAATAAAAAGAAATAAAAAATCACATTATACCACCAAGGCCATCGAGGAGCAATTGTCCATTCCAAAATTCTCACTTTCTTATTACGAAGGTTTTAATAAATCAGAAAGCAGTTATTGGTTAGGAATTTATCGGAGAGACGAGTTATTTTCGCTAAAATTCTTGCTAGAAGCCTGTGAAATATGTTTAGCAACAAGAGTGGGTGAAATTTATACAACCAGTTGGAAAAGTCTCATTATAAAAGGAATAGACCCCGGTCAAAGACATTATTGGGATTTTATACTTGGAAAGTTTCGTATCAATGTGCGCCATGCTGCCAATGAATTAAACTGGCAAATTGAAGACAATAAAGAAGCGCTGATTTTGAAAAGAATCATCATCCGATATTTTGATAAAGAAGATGTACGTACATTTGGTTTGTGTTTTGCAATTCAAACAAAACCTCTATTCAACATGTTCGCATCGATTGTCATTCGTAAAAGCAATCTCAAAAACCTGAACCGATTAAAATCTTTAGATCGATACGATATCTTATATGAAAACAGCTTCAACCCAAATGGAGCAGGGCTAACATTATTCCGTGAAAAAGTCGAAAAGAATTTCATCGGCCCTTACTTAGTTTCAC
The Arachidicoccus soli DNA segment above includes these coding regions:
- a CDS encoding rubredoxin is translated as MVTSNAIVINFKGGIISPGYLKEVLLLAKEARVENLRFGLRQQLLLDIPLKYFPDFANACKEKGILFYNKKEALPNIVSSYPADGIFTSNSWLKEGVYKDIFDLFDYEPQLKINICDKNQRFVLFFTGHLNWVSSPTAHFWYLYIRFPHSRAIYCWPELIYTNDIANLSKVLEKLILNPTNEEANGNIFYQIIKRNKKSHYTTKAIEEQLSIPKFSLSYYEGFNKSESSYWLGIYRRDELFSLKFLLEACEICLATRVGEIYTTSWKSLIIKGIDPGQRHYWDFILGKFRINVRHAANELNWQIEDNKEALILKRIIIRYFDKEDVRTFGLCFAIQTKPLFNMFASIVIRKSNLKNLNRLKSLDRYDILYENSFNPNGAGLTLFREKVEKNFIGPYLVSLCKMFYERESDGNLLTEDNTQTAYSEQPLQEEKYIHQCKHCLTVYDETEENTSGESYIGKSFEELPQNYTCPLCDSGKGDFIRIKQEQLEFVEIDSK